Proteins from one Sabethes cyaneus chromosome 2, idSabCyanKW18_F2, whole genome shotgun sequence genomic window:
- the LOC128736879 gene encoding RNA-binding protein 45-like, with translation MQEHNGKKEISEEPPMSRLFVICGRQITRDQLMQHFRDDGEIEECVVIVDKKTGQGKGVAYVKFTKTSSAARGLRKNGSYIDGETRPIKVMISASYQKKKEDGSPEEINEYKFRRLFAVLPSSKNEDTIRDEFGKFGNVTQIRLVPDKKNQSQCAAYITFSSFLEAALAIEGCNSSYRAKFCLPRENLKKPSDEKESGSGRFGSSNGSTRKRTHSPEPGRPGGDVKLVVICSSCLNQDRLWRVFDIAPGMKYCNIVTQNDINTTACVVYSSRDEAQRALDKIHGLEYPLGERIIVRFEDEFRDEVCTNDILSQLGPPKPMLNQQTFCAKKAFFICMPEAVSVKLLQDAFCRFGDLINVYLIPGKRHGYAAFGSEVAADRAIQQLHGFQLGDCRLKVLECMEQNESAKRQRPMDR, from the exons ATGCAGGAACACAACGGCAAGAAGGAAATCTCGGAGGAACCGCCAATGAGCCGGCTGTTCGTGATATGCGGCCGACAGATTACCAGAGACCAGTTGATGCAGCATTTTCGGGACGATGGAGAAATTGAAGAGTGTGTTGTTATCGTCGATAAGAAAACCGGCCAGGGCAAAGGTGTCGCCTATGTAAAGTTCACGAAAACGTCCTCTGCGGCCCGTGGGTTGCGGAAGAATGGATCCTATATTGATGGCGAAACTCGGCCGATTAAAGTGATGATTTCTGCCAG ctatcAGAAAAAGAAGGAAGACGGTAGCCCGGAGGAAATTAACGAGTACAAGTTTCGTCGCTTGTTTGCGGTTTTGCCAAGTTCCAAGAACGAGGATACCATCAGGGATGAATTTGGAAAGTTTGGCAATGTAACGCAGATCCGTTTGGTGCCGGACAAAAAGAATCAAAGCCAATGTGCCGCATACATTACGTTTAGTTCATTCCTGGAGGCAGCACTGGCGATCGAGGGTTGCAACTCCAGCTACCGGGCCAAATTCTGTTTGCCACGGGAGAATCTCAAGAAACCTTCGGACGAGAAAGAAAGTGGTAGTGGTCGGTTTGGATCGAGCAACGGAAGCACTCGCAAGAGAACACATTCTCCGGAACCGGGACGTCCCGGGGGAGACGTTAAATTGGTTGTTATCTGCAGCAGCTGCTTGAATCAGGACCGTTTGTGGAGAGTTTTTGACATTGCACCGGGGATGAAGTATTGCAATATTGTTACACAGA ACGATATTAACACCACTGCGTGTGTGGTCTACTCTAGCCGGGATGAAGCGCAGCGTGCTTTAGATAAAATCCACGGCCTTGAATATCCACTGGGAGAACGAATCATTGTCCGTTTCGAGGATGAATTCCGCGATGAAGTTTGCACAAATGACATTCTTTCACAGTTAGGTCCGCCGAAGCCGATGCTGAATCAGCAAACTTTCTGCGCCAAAAAAGCGTTTTTCATCTGTATGCCAGAGGCCGTTTCCGTAAAGTTGTTACAGGATGCCTTCTGTCGTTTTGGTGATTTAATTAATGTTTACCTGATTCCTGGAAAACGTCACGGTTATGCCGCGTTTGGCAGTGAAGTTGCAGCCGATAGAGCTATACAACAATTACATGGTTTCCAGCTGGGCGATTGTCGCCTGAAGGTGCTCGAATGTATGGAACAAAATGAGTCCGCAAAGAGGCAACGACCGATGGATCGCTAA